Within the Aspergillus luchuensis IFO 4308 DNA, chromosome 5, nearly complete sequence genome, the region AGGTCGACTGGCAGCCGCATTCCGCATTTTCGGCAAGAATGGCTACGATGAAGGTatgccatcatcactcatcCCTACTACGCACATCCGAATAACCTCGGCTCGATGGGATTGGCAACTCATACTAACTTTTGTTCCAGGCGTGGCAGGACATATCACACTCCGTGATCCCGTCGACCCAACCACCTTCTGGGTGAACCCCTTTGGCCAAGCATTTTCGCAGATCAAGGCATCCGACTTGATCCATGTGAGCCACGCCGGGGAAATCATTGGCGGTGGACCTGTCCGGCTGCTcaatgctgctgcttttATGATTCACTCGGCCATTCATGCTGCTCGGCCGGACGTGCTCTGCGCTGCGCACAGCCACAGCATTCACGGACGGGCTTTTTGTACTCTCGGACGGCCGCTGGATATCATCACGCAGGATGCGTGTGCATTCTACAATGTCAGTGGTACCCTCTAGCAATAGAACCTTCAACTAACCAGAGCAGGATATCGTCCTGTACAATCAATTCAACGGCATCGTGCtggccgaagaagagggcaAGAGCATTGCTCAAGCCCTAGGCACCAAGAAAGCCGCACTGCTGCAGAACCACGGGCTTTTAACTGTAGGACAATCCATCGAGGAGACGGTGTTCTGGTTCGTCAGTCTAGAGAAGTGCTGCTACGTGCAGCTCATGGCCGACGCCGCAGCCGCAGGCCGGGGCGGACAGACCGTCAAGGTAGACGAAGCGGATGCAGCATTCACATACAAGTCCGTCGGCACACCAAAGGCAGGGTATTTTAGCGCGAAGCCCATGTTCGATTTGATCCACGAGGAAACCGGAGGAAGCTATCTGAACTAGCAGCTACACCTCATACCACAATACCATGCTCCCACAAATGCCATACTActcccttcccatcctctcccacacCTCCTTAACCTCCCTCCCATTAACAGCCGTAAGCGGCTCCCCTAcgacctccccatcatccccagtcACCTTCAAAATATTCTCCATGGCCAACCTCTCAAACCCAATCCTAGTCTCCACCGCCCCGCCCCCAACATGCGTCGTAAGAGTAACATTCTCCATGCTCCTCAACCTAGCATCAACAACGGGCTCAAACTCATGAACATCCAacgccgcagcagccaccTTCCCAGACCTCAACGCCTccaccaaatcctcctcaaccaccacaccccccctCGCCACATTAACAATCCTCACCCCATGCTTCATCCACCcaatcttctccccatcaATCAACCCCCTCGTCTCCTCATTCAACGGACAATGCACCGACACACaatccgcctcctccaacacGCCCCTCACCCCACCCCCCCATCTGACCCCcaactccctctccctcctctcatcCACCCTCACCGCATCATAATAaaccacctccatccccaacgcccccctcaccttcctcaccacctcacTCCCTATCCTCCCCAGCCCAATAAGCCCCAACACCTTCCCCCTCGGATTCACCGACACGTCCGCCAAGTTCTTATGACACTCCATGAActtctcttcatccccgGACCTCGCGGCAATCTGCGACGCAGTAAAGTTCCGGAATACGCTCAGGATCATGTATAGTGTTGTGTCGGCGACGGCTTCGTCGGACGCGCCCGCCCCGTTCGTGTAGTATATTCCGCGCGCCGTGAGCGATGGGATGTGAATGTCGTTGTAGCCTGCTCCGGCGGAGGCGAAGATCTTTACGCtcggtgggaggagagagattaGTTCGGTGTCCCAGGGGGACATGGTTTTGCCGGAGGAGAAGTgcgggcggaggagggcggTGATGGGGCCGTATCTGGGTTCCAATTTGTTAGTAGAATTCCTTTTTtgtgaggggaggggaaagggtaTACTTGTCAGACTTCAAAGCCTCGATAAAAGCTTCTCGCGTCGGGGAGGTGTCCcggatgatggtgaagcGGGTGGAGAGGGGCCCGTTGTAGAGGTCGTGGTTGTAGGCGATGGGGTCGCCGAGGTGGAGGATTATTGGCTTGGTCATGGTGGAATTAGTTGGGGTGGTGTTATATGTTGAAGATATGATGTACGTATTGGTAGAGGAAACTGAAAGATGAGTTTTGGGAATTGTAACAGTATGTATAGTTGTGATATAGATAGTCTTGCGGATAATTCTCCGATTCGACCTCGGACTTGTttcctggatgatgatcatcagggttgaggagggtgttTTTTTACCCCGACtttgtttcttgtttcttgtttctttcaGTGGAGAGTGGAGAGGTCCAGTACATCTGTTATCATGTCCAGGTTTTAAGTCTGCTCAGATAGCTGGGATAGGTTCTATGCTGTTTCTTCTACTCTCCCTATACTTTCGTATAAAAGGTGTCAATATCCTAAGCCTTCTTATTACTAACACACAGTGATACTATTAATGTCTATGGATTGGATTGTAGGCTGCATATTATGCTGCTCGATAGCACTCTGCTCACAGTCTCGCCGTGTAGATCAAATGCAGTGTGATAGGGCTTGTCGATCTGCTATTTGGTGGGACAGCTTTTCGATGCCGGAGCTTTTCTTAGTTAGcttggaagaaaaagatggCATATGAAGGTCAAGCAGTATCACGTACTAGGCTGCTAGCTTTATAACAGCTAGGGCCATCGGAgggcgttcttcttctcaagGGGTGAACTCGAGCTTTCGCCGACTAATGGGACATATATTGCAATGAAGAGTCATGAACTCCCAACCTCTGAATTGGTTGCAATTTATTGGGATCATTGCGATGATGACGCCTTTAAATGAGACTCTGGATTGTCCGGTTCTGTTACTTACCACTGAGACCTTCCTGAAGTGAACGAAACACCATGCTTCTGATGCTAAAGAACTCAATTGACATGCAAGACGTTCAATACCTTCTTGTTCCGCCAACTGTAGCTAGTTCTGCCGATGATTCAAGACAACGATGGTTGAGAGAACCAGCTCGACCAGGTCCTCTGGTCTCTGCAAAGGGCCATCAGTGGCCGTTTCATACTTGCAATGCAGATACCGATGATAATTCTCGGATCAGCTGGCAGGATTCCCTCTGCAGCTACATGGTAGACTGATGTCGTGGTTCCCACTGTGTGAGAAAAAAGGTAAGCATGGGGCTCATGTGTATCAGTCAAGCAGCTCGACCGAGATACCCGTAGGGGGTGTATCATCGCAGTGATCAGTCAATCCACACAGACTGTAGACAGAAGTTTCAATGACAATAGATATCAGAGTAAAGTACAAATTCCATGACCGGCAGGGCCATATTACCAGGGGCGAGGTTATGATTCGACGAGCATTCTCGAGGACAGCACATTACTCTTTCATCGATCGGCATTGTGATCATGAGTCAGATGGGTATTATGGAATGAAGAGGCAAGTAACCAGCAGAGCGATGGAATAATCTGGATGAACCAAAAGTGCGACCGCTGCTATGGCTGCTGGTGTTCAGCAACAGGGGGGACCCGGAAGCGGGAACACCGAAGATGCAAATAAagcaaaaacaaaaaagaatgacCTACGCAGGATTCgaacctgcaatctcttgatccgtagtcaagcgccttaccattgggccagcagGCCTTGTTGTTGTAATTCTCCGTATAAAATGGTTGTATAACCCTTTATTATTCTGCGACTGCGTTATGTTCGTGTTCATGATCCTTGTGAAACACAACAATATTCATCGGTCGGAACTGCAACTATCGGTTCATTTGTCTCCTACTGCCTATTCTCGGCTTCATACAGGCTACCTGCATCATTTGTGAGCAATCACTACCCCATAAACCCATCCCATCACGGTAGTCCTCAGCACAAGTGATCAACATCAAGCAATATATACCCCGTGAAGCCAACCCGCAacacccaccatcaccacctacACTACTACCAGTGTGACAGTGGCAATCCACCAACCTGCAACAAAATTAGGTAGATACCGGCCCCTCCCCCCTAGCCGAACTCCACCTGAAGTACCCACGAAGTACCTCTGCCGTACCGACATAGCCacccagaccagaccagattAGACCCgaccagtccagtccagtcaaGGCAACAGTGCAGTCCAGCTCAGCTCAACTTCAGCATTCCATGGGCGGTTGGGTTGCGGGGGTGCCAAGGATCCGGGGGATGATcatgcaacaacaacaacaactaacCTTTTTCACAGCCCATTCCCACCACTTCTGACTGGTCAACGTCGGGCGGGGTAAGACGACTCTGAAGTCTACTTGCATCGCCAGAAACAAAGCCACCGCTGCTTTTCCCATCCAATGATCGGGTGAcccaaccccccctccctccatgaCTGGAACGGTGTTGTCTACCTACTATCCTCACGGATGTCATCcctagttagttacttattAACCGGATGGGTCGGAGGATGGCGACGAAAGGgaaactttaataaattgATGGGAATCTGGGGTAACTTGTTGTGGCCCACTTTTGCCATGACGGGTACTACGTACTAGGTACCCATGGAGGTGAAGAGTGGGTTGCTTAAGCTCTTGTGGggagagtagtagtatatggaTATACTAGATGTTAAACGTTGATCAGGGCTAGCTAGATGAATACTGCGATGAGA harbors:
- a CDS encoding D-mandelate dehydrogenase-like dehydrogenase (COG:C;~EggNog:ENOG410PWAB;~InterPro:IPR036291,IPR029753,IPR006139,IPR006140;~PFAM:PF00389;~go_function: GO:0016616 - oxidoreductase activity, acting on the CH-OH group of donors, NAD or NADP as acceptor [Evidence IEA];~go_function: GO:0051287 - NAD binding [Evidence IEA];~go_process: GO:0055114 - oxidation-reduction process [Evidence IEA]), coding for MIIIQETSPRSNRRIIRKTIYITTIHTVTIPKTHLSVSSTNTYIISSTYNTTPTNSTMTKPIILHLGDPIAYNHDLYNGPLSTRFTIIRDTSPTREAFIEALKSDKYGPITALLRPHFSSGKTMSPWDTELISLLPPSVKIFASAGAGYNDIHIPSLTARGIYYTNGAGASDEAVADTTLYMILSVFRNFTASQIAARSGDEEKFMECHKNLADCVSVHCPLNEETRGLIDGEKIGWMKHGVRIVNVARGGVVVEEDLVEALRSGKVAAAALDVHEFEPVVDARLRSMENVTLTTHVGGGAVETRIGFERLAMENILKVTGDDGEVVGEPLTAVNGREVKEVWERMGRE
- a CDS encoding uncharacterized protein (COG:T,Z;~EggNog:ENOG410PIQ8;~InterPro:IPR036409,IPR001303;~PFAM:PF00596) is translated as MAPPTATETTIFSPVPTQTHSTQESAAEAAKVKNTPQKFPQPPVFEDKYKEREYLKGRLAAAFRIFGKNGYDEGMPSSLIPTTHIRITSARWDWQLILTFVPGVAGHITLRDPVDPTTFWVNPFGQAFSQIKASDLIHVSHAGEIIGGGPVRLLNAAAFMIHSAIHAARPDVLCAAHSHSIHGRAFCTLGRPLDIITQDACAFYNDIVLYNQFNGIVLAEEEGKSIAQALGTKKAALLQNHGLLTVGQSIEETVFWFVSLEKCCYVQLMADAAAAGRGGQTVKVDEADAAFTYKSVGTPKAGYFSAKPMFDLIHEETGGSYLN